The following are from one region of the Arachis duranensis cultivar V14167 chromosome 10, aradu.V14167.gnm2.J7QH, whole genome shotgun sequence genome:
- the LOC107469605 gene encoding uncharacterized protein LOC107469605, with protein sequence MVFAFPFSLEAQAKTWFYSLSDEIATNWDFLRREFLDKFFPPEKTDYIRKEISGIMQRDQESLYEYWSRFKRLLESCPHHGMNTHLLISYFTGGLCVEDRRLLTASSGGSLSKNKMEGEAWNLIKDVAEAIQHTRVRSNPLKGVVEQSPSESSLTKALGDMTTTLMQIQKDQKEFYSIQAVQAPPPVAQLEGPPRICGLCSSTTYYTDQCHQIQVEHALVVANVNYNNRLPYLSQGQNNYSHGSNQNQGWRDNAQWSNQNQRWNNSSSHHNNKQSSSQYHNNNNNYQANQNHHNQNQNNYTKYQAPHHRQQSNQISPSPTNQVDELRATVDKRDEGYKAQFEAMSAQFANLTDMISKMSMSSSNNTNQPSSSSNLPSQPQPNPKGCLNAITLRLGTTLDEIPPRILEDN encoded by the coding sequence ATggtttttgccttccctttctctcttgaaGCGCAAGCAAAGACATGGTTTTATTCGCTATCGGATGAGATTGCTACCAATTGGGATTTCTTGAGAAGAGAGTTTCTAGATAAATTCTTCCCACCAGAGAAGACCGACTACATCCGGAAGGAGATTTCGGGTATAATGCAAAGAGACCAAGAGAGTTTGTACGAGTATTGGTCTCGGTTCAAGAGGTTATTGGAATCTTGTCCACACCATGGAATGAACACTCACTTGCTCATTAGCTACTTCACCGGAGGTCTTTGTGTGGAAGATAGAAGATTGCTCACCGCTTCTAGCGGTGGTTCCCTTTCGAAAAATAAGATGGAGGGAGAAGCTTGGAATTTGATAAAGGATGTTGCCGAAGCTATACAACATACAAGGGTGAGAAGTAATCCTCTCAAGGGTGTGGTAGAACAGTCCCCTTCTGAATCAAGCCTAACCAAAGCACTTGGGGATATGACCACCAccctcatgcaaatacaaaagGATCAAAAGGAATTCTACTCCATCCAAGCCGTCCAAGCTCCACCTCCAGTTGCTCAACTTGAAGGCCCTCCTAGGATTTGTGGTTTGTGCTCCAGCACTACATATTATACCGATCAATGCCATCAAATTCAAGTGGAACATGCCCTTGTAGTGGCCAATGTGAATTACAACAACCGTCTGCCCTATCTTTCTCAAGGCCAAAACAACTACTCTCATGGTAGTAATCAGAATCAAGGGTGGAGGGATAATGCACAATGGAGCAATCAAAACCAAAGATGGAACAACTCTTCTTCTCATCACAACAACAAGCAATCTTCATCTCAAtaccacaacaacaacaacaactaccaAGCCAACCAAAATcaccacaaccaaaaccaaaacaactacaCTAAGTACCAAGCACCACACCATAGACAACAATCTAATCAAATCTCACCATCTCCCACCAATCAAGTTGACGAGCTTAGAGCCACTGTGGATAAGCGGGATGAGGGCTATAAAGCTCAATTCGAGGCCATGAGTGCTCAATTTGCCAATCTTACCGACATGATTTCGAAGATGTCCATGTCCTCCTCCAACAACACCAACCAACCTTCAAGTTCTTCTAACCTTCCATCCCAACCCCAACCAAACCCAAAAGGCTGTCTCAATGCCATCACTCTACGATTGGGAACTACATTGGATGAGATACCTCCAAGGATCTTGGAGgacaattga